The following are encoded in a window of Pedobacter cryoconitis genomic DNA:
- a CDS encoding M3 family oligoendopeptidase: MSNLIITKKIRTYIPQTLEIKWENLSPVLDELLDRRIANVGELEKWLKDKSEFEAALEEDFAWRYIKMSCDTANEELVSSFQYFATEIEPKISPVANLLNQKLVDSPFIDELDQTKYFVYLRAIKKALEIYREENVELFTKLQITQQKYQATTGAMSVVINDKEYTLEQAAVLTKDIDRAVRQQAWETIQQRRLVDKDALNIVFDELVAMRHEVSLNAGFENYRDYMFQALGRFDYSAKDCYAFHEAIEKEIVPILKEQAEKRAELLGLEELKPWDMEVSTSGKAALKPFKNGEELIDKTIAAFTAIDPKLGQMLSIMKANNLFDVESRKGKAPGGYNYPLAETGAPFIFMNSAGSLRDLTTMVHEGGHAIHTFLTANLELNDFKHCPSEVAELASMSMELISMDQWDIYFDNPADLIRAKKEQLQDVLKTLPWVAVIDQFQHWIYTNPTHNAADREVAFKQIYERFGAGFSNWDGLEQEFGNIWQKQLHLFEVPFYYIEYAIAQLGAIAIWKNYKENPEKALQQYLDALALGYTKPMNEIYETAGIKFDFSSGYIKELASFVKDELDKLD, translated from the coding sequence ATGAGCAATCTTATTATTACGAAAAAAATCAGGACTTATATTCCGCAGACGCTTGAGATTAAATGGGAAAACCTTTCTCCTGTGCTGGATGAATTATTAGACAGAAGAATTGCCAATGTTGGCGAGCTTGAAAAATGGCTTAAAGACAAAAGTGAATTTGAAGCTGCACTGGAAGAAGACTTTGCCTGGAGATATATTAAAATGAGTTGTGATACTGCCAATGAAGAATTGGTGAGCAGCTTTCAATATTTCGCTACGGAGATTGAACCTAAGATCTCCCCTGTTGCAAATTTATTAAATCAAAAACTGGTAGACAGCCCATTTATTGATGAGCTGGACCAGACTAAATACTTTGTTTATTTACGGGCGATTAAAAAAGCACTGGAGATCTACAGAGAAGAAAACGTAGAACTGTTTACGAAACTGCAAATCACCCAGCAAAAATACCAGGCCACTACTGGTGCAATGAGTGTGGTGATCAATGACAAGGAGTATACTTTGGAGCAGGCCGCTGTTTTAACGAAAGATATAGACAGAGCGGTTCGTCAGCAGGCATGGGAAACTATCCAGCAACGCCGTCTGGTAGATAAAGATGCTTTAAACATTGTGTTTGATGAGTTGGTAGCGATGCGTCATGAGGTTTCTCTGAACGCAGGATTTGAAAACTACAGAGACTATATGTTCCAGGCTTTAGGCAGATTCGATTATAGCGCGAAGGATTGTTATGCATTCCATGAGGCGATAGAAAAAGAAATCGTACCTATTTTAAAAGAGCAAGCAGAGAAAAGAGCTGAATTATTAGGTCTGGAAGAATTGAAGCCATGGGATATGGAAGTCAGCACTTCTGGTAAAGCTGCCTTGAAGCCATTCAAAAATGGTGAAGAGCTGATCGATAAAACTATTGCTGCTTTTACTGCAATCGATCCTAAATTAGGTCAAATGCTTTCGATCATGAAAGCGAATAACCTGTTTGATGTAGAAAGCAGAAAAGGTAAAGCTCCGGGAGGATACAACTATCCACTGGCCGAAACCGGTGCTCCTTTTATTTTCATGAACTCTGCGGGTTCACTGAGAGATTTAACGACAATGGTTCATGAAGGTGGACATGCGATCCATACTTTTTTGACAGCTAACCTGGAGTTAAATGATTTTAAACACTGTCCTTCGGAAGTTGCAGAACTCGCATCTATGAGTATGGAATTAATTTCAATGGATCAATGGGATATATACTTTGATAACCCTGCCGATCTGATCCGTGCGAAGAAAGAGCAGTTGCAAGATGTGCTGAAAACTTTACCATGGGTAGCGGTGATTGATCAGTTTCAACACTGGATTTATACCAACCCTACACACAATGCTGCCGACAGAGAGGTTGCTTTCAAACAGATCTATGAAAGATTTGGTGCGGGCTTTTCTAACTGGGATGGTCTGGAGCAGGAGTTTGGTAACATCTGGCAAAAACAATTGCATCTTTTTGAAGTTCCTTTCTACTATATAGAATATGCGATTGCACAGTTAGGCGCGATTGCGATCTGGAAAAACTACAAAGAGAATCCTGAAAAAGCATTACAGCAATATTTGGATGCGTTAGCTTTGGGTTATACTAAACCAATGAATGAAATTTACGAAACTGCGGGTATTAAGTTCGATTTCAGCAGTGGATATATTAAAGAACTGGCTTCCTTTGTAAAGGATGAATTAGATAAATTAGATTAA
- a CDS encoding CBS domain-containing protein — protein sequence MFASELISNSILPLQTSETVHTALDRMAEFKLNHLPVLNNGQFLGIVAEDHLLEIRNVEEPIGGLSLTILNPFVYQDVHVYDVIRIFDQLKLSLVPVLDYKKNYLGVISIHDLLKYTSDIFAVKEPGGIIVLEINNRNNSLSHMAQIVEGDNAQILSSYVQNFPDSTRLEVTLKINKTELSGIISSFERYDYQVKAVFNSTTQDNGTEDRYNLLMSYLNV from the coding sequence ATGTTTGCATCTGAACTCATATCCAATTCGATCCTGCCGTTACAGACTTCTGAAACGGTGCATACTGCTTTGGACAGGATGGCTGAGTTCAAATTAAACCATTTACCGGTATTGAACAATGGCCAGTTTCTGGGCATTGTAGCTGAAGATCACCTGCTGGAAATAAGAAATGTGGAAGAGCCTATAGGTGGCCTTTCTTTAACTATTCTTAACCCGTTCGTTTATCAGGATGTTCATGTTTATGATGTGATCAGGATATTTGATCAGCTGAAACTTTCTTTAGTGCCGGTACTGGATTATAAAAAGAATTATCTGGGTGTCATTTCTATACATGACTTATTAAAGTATACTTCAGATATTTTTGCAGTTAAAGAACCAGGGGGAATCATCGTTCTGGAAATTAACAACCGCAATAACTCTTTGTCGCATATGGCGCAGATTGTTGAGGGTGATAATGCACAAATCTTATCCTCTTACGTGCAGAATTTTCCAGATTCTACCCGCTTAGAGGTTACACTGAAAATTAATAAAACTGAATTATCCGGAATCATATCTTCTTTTGAAAGATATGATTACCAGGTTAAAGCGGTTTTTAACAGTACCACTCAGGATAACGGAACGGAAGACAGATATAATTTGTTAATGAGTTATTTAAATGTTTAA
- a CDS encoding outer membrane beta-barrel protein, with translation MKLKISLLVVLLFSVAAARAQNWGGGVDDENVHFGFTFQYTGSSYKIKKKENWRDPYQSRLDPSRGLITDSLNAMYGKSSPGFGIGFVVNGRVNNHIDVRLTPTLVFTDRLMEYEYVPYVNSGGNQLNNPALTNTIEKKVTATMVEFPLGIKIKSDRRNNFRAYMLYGAKYSMDIASKKKSDDSQLDEEFKFLKNKKSYWSLEAAFGLDLYFEYFKMSPEIKLSYSLNDVLDRTEINPYNNPIDKLMLRHVTFSLFFE, from the coding sequence ATGAAATTAAAAATAAGCCTGTTAGTTGTTCTTCTTTTTTCAGTCGCCGCTGCCAGAGCTCAAAACTGGGGTGGTGGTGTCGATGATGAGAATGTACACTTTGGGTTTACTTTTCAATATACAGGATCTTCTTATAAGATTAAGAAAAAGGAGAATTGGAGAGATCCGTACCAGTCACGTCTTGATCCGTCAAGGGGGTTGATCACGGATTCACTGAATGCTATGTACGGTAAATCCTCTCCGGGATTTGGAATTGGTTTTGTGGTCAATGGCAGGGTCAATAATCATATTGACGTCAGGTTAACGCCAACATTGGTTTTTACAGACCGGCTGATGGAGTATGAATATGTACCTTATGTGAACAGTGGGGGCAATCAGTTAAATAACCCGGCCTTAACCAATACGATTGAAAAGAAAGTGACTGCCACGATGGTTGAATTTCCGCTGGGTATTAAGATCAAGTCAGATAGAAGAAATAACTTCAGGGCTTATATGTTATATGGGGCAAAGTATTCAATGGATATCGCTTCCAAGAAAAAATCGGACGATTCACAATTAGATGAAGAGTTCAAATTTCTGAAAAATAAAAAGAGCTACTGGTCTTTAGAAGCAGCTTTTGGACTGGATCTGTATTTCGAGTATTTTAAAATGTCTCCCGAAATCAAACTGTCTTATTCACTGAATGATGTTTTGGACAGAACAGAGATTAATCCATATAACAATCCGATAGATAAATTGATGTTGCGTCATGTGACATTCAGTTTATTCTTCGAATGA
- a CDS encoding NAD kinase, giving the protein MKIAIYGREFNNSVLPFVQEVFNALEHYGIETIVHKEYNEFIEDKVKLPANIETFSNYLELRDHAEILISLGGDGTLLDTLALIRDSGIPVIGINFGRLGFLASINKNEIRNAIEALVNKQYSLDKRTLLNVESKHHLFGDENFALNDITIHRRDNTAMMIIHAYMNDEFINSYWADGLIIATPTGSTAYSLSCGGPIIFPSAQNFVITPIAPHNLNVRPVIIPDDVTLRFEVEARSTKFLVSCDSRTATVDRSVKITVNKAAFHVNLIRLNNESYLTTLRNKLLWGIDTRNY; this is encoded by the coding sequence ATGAAGATTGCAATTTACGGCAGAGAGTTCAATAACAGCGTTTTGCCTTTCGTGCAAGAAGTTTTTAATGCCCTGGAACATTATGGGATTGAGACGATTGTTCACAAAGAGTATAATGAGTTTATTGAAGATAAAGTAAAGCTCCCTGCCAATATTGAAACCTTTTCCAATTATCTGGAACTGCGTGATCATGCCGAAATCCTGATTAGTCTGGGTGGGGATGGGACGCTGCTTGATACGCTTGCTTTGATCAGAGATTCTGGAATCCCGGTGATCGGGATCAACTTTGGAAGGCTTGGGTTTTTAGCAAGTATCAATAAAAATGAAATCAGAAATGCCATTGAAGCGTTAGTCAATAAACAATATTCTTTGGATAAACGGACGTTGCTCAACGTAGAGTCCAAGCATCATCTTTTTGGCGATGAAAACTTCGCACTCAATGATATCACTATTCACAGACGTGATAATACAGCAATGATGATTATCCATGCTTATATGAATGATGAGTTTATCAATTCATACTGGGCAGACGGATTAATTATTGCCACGCCTACTGGTTCTACCGCCTATTCTTTAAGCTGCGGAGGCCCGATTATATTTCCAAGTGCACAGAATTTTGTCATTACACCGATTGCACCGCATAACCTGAATGTAAGACCTGTAATTATTCCGGATGATGTTACTTTAAGGTTTGAGGTTGAAGCCCGCAGTACCAAATTCCTGGTATCCTGCGATTCCAGGACTGCTACTGTAGATCGTTCTGTGAAAATAACAGTAAATAAGGCTGCATTTCATGTGAATCTTATTCGTTTGAATAATGAAAGTTATCTTACTACCTTGAGGAACAAATTACTTTGGGGAATTGATACCCGTAATTATTAG
- the yihA gene encoding ribosome biogenesis GTP-binding protein YihA/YsxC → MIIKSATFICSNTKISALPVANMPEYAFIGRSNVGKSSLINMLVNQHGLAKTSQKPGKTQLINHFLVNEKWYIVDLPGYGYAKVSKNSRESWEKFIRNYITKRESLQCVFVLIDSRIPPQKIDIEFCCWMGEIQIPFVLAFTKTDKQSTSKTHQNIALFKKELSGWFEEIPPIFTTSAEKLIGRDEILNFVDQTNLDFAMPILTPEED, encoded by the coding sequence ATGATTATAAAATCAGCAACATTTATTTGCAGTAATACCAAGATTTCGGCACTGCCAGTAGCCAACATGCCCGAATATGCTTTTATTGGCCGCTCAAACGTAGGAAAGTCGTCCCTGATCAATATGCTTGTTAACCAGCATGGATTGGCAAAAACGTCTCAAAAACCAGGAAAAACACAGTTAATTAACCACTTTTTGGTCAACGAGAAGTGGTATATCGTCGATTTACCAGGTTATGGATATGCGAAAGTTTCTAAAAACAGCCGTGAAAGCTGGGAAAAATTCATCCGTAATTACATCACCAAAAGAGAAAGTTTACAATGTGTATTCGTTTTAATTGACAGCCGTATTCCGCCACAAAAAATTGACATCGAGTTTTGCTGCTGGATGGGAGAAATCCAAATCCCGTTTGTTCTGGCCTTTACCAAGACCGATAAGCAGTCTACTTCTAAAACACATCAGAATATAGCGCTTTTCAAAAAAGAACTTTCAGGATGGTTTGAAGAAATCCCACCAATATTTACGACCTCAGCAGAGAAGTTAATTGGAAGAGATGAGATCCTGAACTTTGTTGATCAGACCAATCTTGATTTTGCAATGCCTATCCTGACGCCAGAAGAAGATTAA
- the ubiE gene encoding bifunctional demethylmenaquinone methyltransferase/2-methoxy-6-polyprenyl-1,4-benzoquinol methylase UbiE, with the protein MNEKITPYQSDTITKKEQVSTMFDNIAGTYDFLNHFLSVGIDILWRKKAIRELSALKPQHILDVATGTGDLAFEAIKILHPKKITGVDISAGMLEVARKKITDRNLQDIFSVEIGDSEGLKFEDNHFDAITVAFGVRNYQDLEKGLSDMLRVLKPGGKVVILEFSKPVAFPVKQLYNFYFKSILPVFGKIFSKDARAYTYLNESAVAFPDGKSFIAVMDKVGYKTTKHRPLTFGISTIYTGIKG; encoded by the coding sequence ATGAACGAAAAAATAACTCCATACCAATCTGATACGATCACGAAAAAGGAGCAAGTGAGCACAATGTTTGATAATATTGCTGGTACTTATGACTTCCTGAATCATTTCCTTTCTGTAGGAATAGACATTCTATGGCGTAAAAAGGCCATTCGTGAATTGTCAGCACTGAAGCCGCAACATATTTTAGATGTAGCCACAGGAACGGGTGACCTGGCTTTTGAAGCGATCAAAATACTTCATCCTAAAAAAATTACAGGCGTAGATATTTCTGCCGGAATGCTTGAAGTAGCCCGTAAAAAAATCACAGACCGTAATTTACAGGATATTTTCAGTGTAGAAATCGGAGATTCGGAAGGCCTTAAGTTTGAAGACAATCATTTTGATGCGATTACGGTTGCCTTTGGTGTCAGAAATTATCAGGATCTTGAAAAGGGATTATCAGACATGTTGCGGGTATTAAAGCCGGGCGGAAAAGTTGTAATTCTGGAGTTTTCAAAACCTGTAGCATTCCCGGTGAAACAACTGTATAATTTTTATTTCAAATCTATATTGCCGGTTTTCGGGAAAATATTCTCGAAGGATGCCAGAGCGTATACTTATCTGAATGAATCGGCAGTTGCATTCCCGGATGGAAAGTCTTTTATTGCGGTGATGGATAAAGTGGGGTACAAAACGACTAAACACAGACCACTGACCTTTGGGATCAGTACAATATATACCGGAATAAAAGGTTAA
- a CDS encoding alpha/beta fold hydrolase, translated as MKYEVIEEDGFKYIEAGKGETLVLLHGLMGELSNWEPVIDHFKENYHILVPILPIYELPILTLGVKSLAKYIHKFIKFKKLGQVVLIGNSLGGHLGLVVTAAHQESVKALVLTGSSGLYENAFGGSFPRRESYDYIREKVEFTFYDPSIATKEMVDEIFKTVNERSRVIRILALAKSAIRHNMSKELNKITIPVSLIWGKNDQVTPPDVAEEFHQLLPNSELNWVDKCGHVPMMEHPEIFNKYLSTFLDRILLK; from the coding sequence ATGAAATACGAAGTAATAGAAGAGGATGGGTTTAAGTATATAGAGGCCGGAAAAGGCGAAACCCTGGTATTACTTCATGGTTTGATGGGAGAGTTGAGCAATTGGGAACCGGTTATTGATCATTTCAAGGAGAATTACCATATACTAGTGCCAATTTTACCTATATATGAATTGCCAATCCTTACTTTAGGAGTTAAAAGTTTAGCAAAGTACATTCATAAATTTATAAAGTTTAAAAAACTCGGACAAGTTGTACTGATCGGAAATTCATTAGGCGGACATCTTGGACTTGTTGTTACGGCAGCACATCAGGAAAGCGTAAAAGCATTGGTATTAACTGGTAGTTCTGGTTTATATGAGAATGCTTTTGGTGGTTCTTTCCCAAGAAGAGAGAGCTATGATTATATTCGTGAAAAGGTAGAATTTACTTTTTATGATCCTTCTATCGCGACGAAAGAAATGGTAGATGAGATATTTAAAACGGTTAATGAACGTTCAAGAGTTATCCGTATTCTGGCTTTGGCAAAATCTGCTATCCGCCACAATATGTCTAAGGAACTGAATAAAATTACGATCCCTGTTTCTTTGATCTGGGGAAAAAATGACCAGGTAACTCCGCCGGATGTGGCTGAAGAATTTCATCAGCTGCTGCCTAATTCAGAGTTAAACTGGGTTGATAAATGCGGGCATGTTCCGATGATGGAGCATCCTGAAATTTTTAATAAATATCTGAGTACTTTCTTAGATAGAATTTTACTGAAATAA
- a CDS encoding GatB/YqeY domain-containing protein — protein MVSAIIDQEIKKAMLAKDQAALRGLRAIKAALLVARTEKGSAEEITEDAEMKILQRLIKQRKESSDIYKQQGREDLAVIEDEEIAVISQFMPQQLSKEEVEVLIAKLIAAAGAVTVKDMGRIMGLANKELAGKADGKLIAEIVKTQLA, from the coding sequence ATGGTATCTGCAATTATAGATCAGGAAATAAAAAAAGCAATGTTAGCTAAAGATCAGGCTGCATTAAGAGGTTTACGCGCAATTAAAGCTGCATTATTAGTAGCAAGAACGGAAAAAGGATCAGCAGAAGAAATTACTGAAGATGCGGAAATGAAAATTCTTCAGCGTTTAATTAAACAAAGAAAAGAGTCTTCTGATATTTACAAACAACAAGGCAGAGAAGACCTGGCTGTAATTGAGGATGAAGAAATCGCAGTAATCAGTCAGTTTATGCCACAGCAATTAAGCAAAGAAGAAGTAGAAGTTCTGATTGCTAAGCTGATAGCAGCTGCTGGTGCAGTTACAGTAAAAGATATGGGCCGTATTATGGGGCTGGCAAATAAAGAACTGGCTGGTAAGGCTGATGGCAAATTGATAGCTGAAATTGTTAAAACCCAATTGGCATAA
- a CDS encoding SDR family oxidoreductase, whose translation MKTALITGATSGIGKSCAHLFAQQGYQLVLVARREEKLKEVAKHLADKYAVEIKTLIADVRDNSVLKEVFESLPEDWKKVDVLINNAGLSQGLDPVQNGDTNDWDTMIDTNVKGLLYVTKIVSNWMIAAKKGHIINIGSIAGKEVYPNGNVYCATKHAVDALNKGMRLDLLPHGIKVTAINPGMVETEFSVVRFKGDEDKAKKVYEGLEPLLAQDIADAIWFAVSRPAHVNINDMLIMPTAQASATVVNRN comes from the coding sequence ATGAAAACTGCATTAATAACAGGCGCGACTTCAGGTATAGGAAAATCATGTGCACACTTATTTGCACAGCAAGGATATCAATTGGTATTGGTGGCCAGAAGAGAAGAAAAACTAAAAGAAGTTGCTAAACATTTAGCAGATAAATATGCGGTAGAGATTAAAACACTTATTGCAGATGTAAGAGATAATTCAGTGCTGAAAGAAGTTTTTGAAAGCTTACCTGAAGACTGGAAAAAGGTTGATGTATTGATTAACAATGCAGGCTTAAGCCAGGGACTGGATCCGGTTCAAAATGGAGATACCAACGACTGGGACACCATGATAGATACCAATGTAAAGGGTTTGCTTTATGTAACTAAAATAGTTTCCAACTGGATGATCGCTGCTAAAAAAGGGCACATCATCAATATTGGTTCTATTGCAGGTAAAGAAGTTTATCCAAACGGAAATGTTTATTGTGCAACAAAACATGCAGTGGATGCCCTAAATAAAGGAATGCGTCTGGACTTGCTTCCACATGGTATCAAAGTGACCGCAATTAATCCTGGTATGGTAGAAACAGAATTTTCTGTAGTCCGTTTTAAAGGAGATGAAGACAAGGCGAAAAAGGTATATGAAGGGTTAGAACCTTTATTGGCACAGGATATTGCCGATGCCATCTGGTTTGCAGTTAGCCGCCCTGCACACGTGAATATAAATGATATGCTGATTATGCCAACTGCACAGGCATCAGCAACAGTAGTAAATAGAAATTAG
- a CDS encoding amino acid permease, whose amino-acid sequence MFENLFRKKSITKILEDAEKGYGDHGASLNKTLGVRDLTAFGIAAIIGAGIFSTIGKASADGGPAVIFLFIFTAVACSFAAFAYAEFASMVPVSGSAYTYSYVAFGELVAWIIGWSLIMEYAIGNITVAISWSDYFTGLLSSIRIPALGINGINLPDWMTMDYLTAFNGHKHAEALLNAGKSFANLDDATRIANNAWTTAPTIGGFHIVADLPALGIIILITWLVYRGMKESKNASNAMVIVKLAVILLVLSVGVFYVDTENWNPFAPNGVSGILKGVSAVFFAYIGFDAISTTAEECKNPQRDLPRGMMWAIIICTVLYVAIALVLTGIVKYDLLAVGDPLAFVFDHIDLKLMSGIIAVSAVFAMASVLLVFQMGQPRIWMSMSRDGLLPKRFSKIHPVYKTPSFATIVVGFVVAVPSLFMNLTIVTDLCSIGTLFAFVLVCAGVLVLQNKTDIPRGKFKTPYVNSKFIIPVVFIGAIISGFIFFKAEMTSFITNETKVHDPISFITSLDKTELNSVKEEIIAAQKVSNVIEKNIDAEAYLNGLSTEQYKSFIEKSAVSADKKFESGWALFKHKIPMWIFFFICVAITYFCITHNLSLIPVLGLLSCLYMMCELGISNWIGFGIWLVIGLVVYFLYGFHHSKLNVKNQPVSVN is encoded by the coding sequence ATGTTTGAAAATCTTTTCAGAAAAAAGTCTATTACTAAAATATTAGAAGATGCCGAAAAGGGCTATGGCGATCATGGCGCATCTTTAAATAAAACACTGGGTGTAAGAGATCTTACTGCTTTTGGAATTGCCGCTATTATTGGTGCGGGGATTTTCAGTACAATTGGAAAGGCAAGTGCCGACGGCGGTCCTGCTGTAATCTTCTTATTTATATTTACGGCTGTGGCCTGTAGTTTTGCAGCCTTTGCTTATGCAGAGTTTGCTTCTATGGTTCCTGTTTCGGGAAGTGCCTATACGTATTCTTATGTAGCTTTCGGAGAATTGGTAGCCTGGATTATTGGGTGGTCACTTATCATGGAATATGCGATTGGGAATATTACCGTCGCCATTTCCTGGTCTGATTATTTTACGGGTTTACTCTCTTCGATCCGAATACCGGCATTGGGTATAAACGGGATTAACCTTCCGGATTGGATGACAATGGATTACCTGACGGCATTTAATGGTCATAAGCATGCTGAGGCGTTATTGAATGCAGGTAAAAGCTTTGCTAACCTGGATGATGCCACCCGTATTGCGAACAATGCCTGGACTACTGCCCCTACAATTGGTGGTTTCCATATCGTAGCCGATTTACCTGCTTTGGGAATTATTATTCTGATTACCTGGCTGGTATACAGAGGGATGAAAGAATCTAAGAATGCGAGTAATGCAATGGTTATTGTAAAACTTGCAGTCATTTTACTGGTGCTTTCTGTAGGTGTTTTCTATGTCGATACGGAGAACTGGAATCCATTTGCACCGAATGGTGTTTCTGGAATTCTTAAAGGGGTTTCTGCTGTGTTCTTTGCTTATATTGGTTTTGATGCGATTTCTACGACTGCCGAAGAGTGTAAGAACCCGCAGCGGGATTTACCAAGAGGTATGATGTGGGCGATCATTATTTGTACGGTCCTTTATGTAGCGATTGCGCTGGTATTGACTGGTATTGTAAAGTATGATCTGCTGGCTGTGGGTGATCCGCTGGCCTTTGTGTTTGATCATATTGACCTGAAATTGATGAGTGGGATTATTGCGGTAAGTGCAGTATTTGCGATGGCGAGTGTATTGCTTGTTTTCCAAATGGGCCAGCCAAGAATCTGGATGAGTATGAGCCGTGATGGTTTATTGCCAAAAAGGTTTTCTAAGATCCACCCTGTTTATAAAACACCTTCTTTTGCAACTATTGTAGTTGGTTTTGTCGTAGCTGTTCCTTCTTTGTTCATGAACCTGACTATTGTGACGGATTTATGCTCTATCGGGACGCTGTTTGCTTTTGTACTGGTTTGTGCGGGGGTATTGGTATTACAGAACAAAACTGATATTCCAAGGGGTAAGTTCAAGACTCCTTATGTCAATTCAAAGTTTATCATTCCTGTGGTTTTTATTGGGGCGATTATTTCTGGTTTCATCTTTTTTAAAGCAGAAATGACTTCTTTCATTACAAATGAGACTAAGGTTCATGATCCGATCAGCTTTATTACCTCGCTTGATAAAACTGAACTGAATAGTGTGAAGGAAGAGATTATTGCAGCACAAAAAGTGTCTAATGTGATCGAAAAGAATATTGATGCTGAGGCTTATTTAAATGGCCTGAGTACGGAGCAGTACAAGAGTTTTATTGAGAAGAGTGCAGTGAGTGCGGATAAGAAATTTGAAAGCGGCTGGGCTTTGTTTAAACACAAAATCCCGATGTGGATCTTCTTCTTTATTTGCGTGGCGATCACTTATTTCTGTATTACACATAACTTGTCTCTGATCCCGGTATTGGGTTTACTGAGCTGTTTGTACATGATGTGTGAACTGGGTATTTCTAACTGGATCGGATTTGGAATCTGGTTAGTGATCGGACTGGTTGTTTATTTCTTATATGGTTTCCACCATAGTAAGCTGAATGTGAAGAATCAGCCGGTAAGCGTTAACTAG
- a CDS encoding UbiA-like polyprenyltransferase, translating into MKKYFSLVLFAHSVFALPFAMIGFFLGVTTTDHPFNWVILLLVLLCMVFARNSAMAFNRYLDRDIDAKNPRTNMRDIPAGKVSANEALIFVIVNCVLFIVTTAFINPLCLYLSPVALFVVLFYSYTKRFTALCHMVLGLGLSLAPIGAYIAVTGHFALVPVLYSLAVLFWVSGFDIIYALQDEEFDKGEKLHSIPSALGRKKALRLSEFLHVLSAICVILPIVFSTFSWAYYLGVTFFCSMLIYQHLLVKPNDISKVNKAFATTNGFASVIFAACFLLDAFLRTIFKF; encoded by the coding sequence ATGAAGAAGTATTTTTCACTCGTGCTTTTTGCACATTCAGTCTTCGCACTACCCTTTGCGATGATTGGTTTCTTTTTAGGAGTTACCACTACAGATCACCCTTTCAACTGGGTGATTTTGTTGTTAGTACTCCTTTGTATGGTATTCGCCAGAAATTCTGCCATGGCGTTTAACAGGTATCTGGACAGAGACATTGATGCGAAGAACCCGCGGACGAACATGCGCGATATTCCCGCAGGAAAAGTTTCTGCGAATGAAGCGCTGATCTTTGTGATTGTGAACTGTGTGCTTTTCATCGTGACCACAGCATTCATTAATCCATTATGTCTGTACCTCTCTCCTGTAGCCCTTTTTGTTGTCCTGTTTTATAGCTATACCAAAAGATTTACCGCTTTATGCCATATGGTACTCGGACTGGGCTTATCCCTCGCTCCTATTGGTGCCTATATTGCTGTAACCGGACATTTCGCATTGGTGCCTGTGCTTTATTCGCTTGCCGTATTATTCTGGGTAAGCGGATTTGACATTATTTATGCTTTGCAGGATGAGGAATTTGATAAAGGAGAGAAATTACACTCGATCCCTTCAGCGCTGGGCAGAAAAAAAGCACTCAGATTATCTGAATTCTTACATGTCCTTTCCGCGATCTGTGTGATCTTACCGATCGTATTTTCTACTTTCAGCTGGGCGTACTACCTTGGCGTAACCTTCTTTTGTTCGATGTTAATTTATCAGCATCTGCTGGTTAAACCTAATGACATCAGTAAAGTGAACAAAGCATTTGCGACCACCAATGGATTCGCCTCTGTGATTTTTGCAGCCTGCTTTTTGCTCGATGCTTTTTTAAGAACAATTTTCAAATTCTAG